The sequence GACGCGGCGTCTGTCCAGCAGGACTACATCCGCCCGCGCGAGTATGACGCTTTACTTTTCGGCGAAGTTCTCGGCGCCGACCCCGACCCCTTCGCTTTCTGGCATTCATCGCAAAAGAAAGACCCGGGTCTTAATTTAGCGCTTTATCAAAACGACGACGCCGATAAACTTTTGGAAGACGCGCGGCAAGTGATGGACCAAGAAATTAGGACGCAAAAATATGTTGAATTCCAGAAAACACTAACTGAAAACATCCCCGCTATTTTCCTATACAGCGCGACTTATCTTTATCCAGTGGTTGAGAAAATAAAGGGAATTTCTATTGAACGAATCACCGACCATTCTCAAAGATTTTCCCAAGTTGAAGATTGGTATATTAGAACAAAGAGAGTGGAAAAATAAAAGAAATTAAAGTTATGAACTTAGAAAATATTAAACCTGGCATCCGTTATTTGGCGGAGATGGACAATATAATTTACGACCGCGAGTGGCTTGAAAGCGCGGGAGATTTGGGTTTGTATTTCATGTATCGCGATTTAGCGGAAAACGATGAAGACCGCGAAAAAGCAGTTAAAGAAAATTTAAGATACGACATTACTGTGATGCCAAATATGATGCTGGGGAAGGAATATAATAAAACAGCTGGACATGGTCATCCGCTCGTTTTAGAAACAGGACTAACCTATCCAGAAATATACGAGGTCTTAAGTGGAAAAGTTATTTTCCTTCTTCAGAAAATTAGCGGAAATGAAATAGATGATGTTTACGCAATTGAGGCGGGAGAAAACGACAAAGTAATTATTCCGCCAAATTACGAACATTTAAT is a genomic window of Patescibacteria group bacterium containing:
- a CDS encoding glucose-6-phosphate isomerase; translated protein: MNLENIKPGIRYLAEMDNIIYDREWLESAGDLGLYFMYRDLAENDEDREKAVKENLRYDITVMPNMMLGKEYNKTAGHGHPLVLETGLTYPEIYEVLSGKVIFLLQKISGNEIDDVYAIEAGENDKVIIPPNYEHLMFNIGGKELKTANWICRGFTSNIYIGVKEKHGFCYYAVKDDLGKIEWIKNENYAVVPPIKFLGANIGLEKFGISKKEKLYDLIKTPEKLGFLKTPQNYEWK